The Pseudomonas triclosanedens genome has a window encoding:
- a CDS encoding acyl-CoA dehydrogenase family protein yields MDFKLSEEQQMLQDTAARLVRDEYPFDKREGLSKGELGYSGDFWRQLGELGLTAVSLPEAHGGFGGGVESMLVLTELGRGLCLEPYLQSVVHGGGLIAQLGSEAQKAHWLPRIASAEAQLAVALEEPQSHYQLHDVQTRAEQAGDGWKLSGRKAVVIGGQSATAILVSARVSGNARDEAGIGLFLIDPRQAGVTRREYPTVDGQRACELFLDDAAGEAIGAPGEALPALRYQQGRAIAGQCAEALGSLQEACALTLDYLKTRKQFGIPIGKFQVLQHRMVDMRSELEQATSMAILAACVADQPDSAERSRTLAAAKFIVTRAARYVAEQAIQLHGGIGMTWEYVLAHHAKRLVMLSHQLGDDDHHLKVYAGLMEVA; encoded by the coding sequence ATGGACTTCAAACTGAGCGAAGAGCAGCAGATGCTGCAGGACACCGCGGCCCGCCTGGTACGCGATGAATACCCCTTCGACAAGCGCGAGGGCTTGAGCAAGGGCGAGCTGGGCTACAGCGGCGACTTCTGGCGCCAGCTCGGCGAGCTGGGGCTGACCGCCGTGTCGCTGCCCGAAGCCCACGGCGGCTTCGGCGGTGGGGTGGAAAGCATGCTGGTGCTCACCGAGCTGGGCCGCGGCCTGTGCCTGGAGCCGTACCTGCAATCGGTGGTACACGGCGGCGGACTGATCGCCCAGTTGGGCAGCGAGGCGCAGAAGGCCCATTGGCTGCCGCGCATCGCCAGCGCCGAGGCGCAACTGGCGGTGGCGCTGGAAGAACCGCAGAGCCATTACCAGTTGCATGATGTACAGACCCGGGCAGAGCAGGCCGGCGACGGCTGGAAGCTCAGCGGCCGCAAGGCCGTGGTGATCGGTGGCCAGAGTGCCACGGCGATCCTGGTATCGGCGCGCGTATCGGGCAATGCGCGGGACGAGGCGGGCATCGGCCTGTTCCTGATCGACCCACGGCAGGCCGGCGTCACCCGCCGCGAGTACCCGACAGTGGACGGCCAGCGGGCCTGCGAACTGTTCCTCGACGACGCTGCTGGAGAGGCCATCGGCGCACCGGGCGAGGCACTGCCGGCGCTGCGTTACCAACAGGGCCGCGCCATCGCCGGCCAGTGCGCCGAAGCCCTCGGCAGCCTGCAGGAAGCCTGCGCGCTGACCCTCGACTACCTGAAGACGCGCAAGCAGTTCGGCATCCCGATCGGCAAGTTCCAGGTGCTGCAGCACCGCATGGTGGACATGCGCAGCGAGCTTGAACAGGCCACCAGCATGGCGATCCTCGCCGCCTGCGTCGCCGACCAGCCCGACAGCGCCGAACGCAGCCGCACCCTGGCCGCCGCCAAGTTCATCGTCACCCGCGCGGCGCGCTACGTGGCCGAACAGGCCATCCAGTTGCACGGCGGCATCGGCATGACCTGGGAATACGTGCTG
- a CDS encoding acyl-CoA dehydrogenase family protein: MDIHFTPDELAFRDDVRAFLGSKLPKDIATKVRLGKHLSKQDHQRWQRVLAEQGWYATHWPEEFGGTGWNAVQKHIFEEECAAFGAPRTIPFGVNMVAPVIIKFGTPRQQAHYLPRILDGTDWWCQGYSEPGAGSDLASLKTRAVRDGDHYVVNGQKTWTTLGQHADWIFCLVRTDPEAQQQRGISFLLIDMKSPGITVRPIITLDGEHEVNEVFFDNVRVPVENLVGRENEGWTCAKYLLTYERTGLAGIGASKAVLAHLKQVASRELCDGKPMLDDPLFRTQVAEVEMQLMAIEMSTLRILAAAREGGVPGAESSILKVKGTEIRQAISHLLRKVLGPYALPFIEEEFELGGEALHADYAAAPASQYFNLRKLSIFGGSNEIQKNIVSKMILEL; encoded by the coding sequence ATGGACATCCACTTCACCCCCGACGAACTGGCGTTCCGCGACGACGTGCGCGCCTTCCTGGGTAGCAAGCTGCCCAAGGACATCGCCACCAAGGTGCGCCTGGGCAAGCACTTGAGCAAACAGGACCACCAACGCTGGCAACGCGTACTCGCCGAACAGGGCTGGTACGCCACGCACTGGCCGGAGGAGTTCGGCGGCACCGGCTGGAACGCGGTGCAGAAGCACATCTTCGAGGAGGAATGCGCAGCTTTCGGCGCGCCGCGCACCATCCCCTTCGGCGTCAACATGGTCGCCCCGGTGATCATCAAGTTCGGCACACCCCGGCAGCAGGCGCACTACCTGCCGCGCATCCTCGACGGCACCGACTGGTGGTGCCAGGGCTACTCCGAGCCGGGCGCCGGCTCCGACCTCGCCTCGCTGAAGACCCGCGCGGTGCGCGATGGCGACCACTACGTGGTAAACGGCCAGAAGACCTGGACCACCCTCGGCCAGCACGCCGACTGGATCTTCTGCCTGGTTCGCACCGACCCCGAGGCGCAGCAGCAGCGCGGCATCAGCTTCCTGCTGATCGACATGAAGAGCCCCGGCATCACCGTGCGGCCAATCATCACCCTCGACGGCGAGCACGAGGTCAACGAAGTCTTCTTCGACAACGTGCGCGTGCCGGTGGAAAACCTGGTGGGCCGCGAAAATGAAGGCTGGACCTGCGCCAAGTACCTGCTGACCTACGAGCGCACGGGGCTGGCCGGCATCGGCGCCTCCAAGGCGGTGCTCGCGCACCTGAAACAGGTCGCGAGCCGCGAGCTGTGCGACGGCAAGCCGATGCTCGACGACCCACTGTTCCGCACCCAGGTGGCGGAGGTGGAAATGCAGTTGATGGCCATCGAGATGAGCACGCTGCGCATCCTCGCCGCCGCCCGCGAAGGCGGTGTGCCGGGGGCTGAAAGTTCGATCCTCAAGGTCAAGGGCACGGAAATCCGCCAGGCGATCAGCCATCTGCTGCGCAAGGTGCTCGGCCCCTATGCGCTGCCCTTCATCGAGGAAGAGTTCGAGCTGGGCGGTGAGGCGCTGCACGCAGACTACGCGGCGGCGCCGGCCAGCCAGTACTTCAACCTGCGCAAGCTGTCGATCTTCGGCGGCTCCAACGAAATCCAGAAGAACATCGTTTCGAAGATGATTCTCGAGCTGTGA